From Vogesella sp. XCS3, the proteins below share one genomic window:
- the hprK gene encoding HPr(Ser) kinase/phosphatase gives MPNISVRRLYQDNQHKLSLSWVASRAGSDNLISNEEQRPTQALVGHLNFIHPNRVQVLGLAEVEYLNKLEQAAARTALDQLFHKTMAVVIVANGQAVPKLLHDYCQTHNVPLMSTPLESPYLMDVLRIYLARALAVSTVMHGVFLDVLEIGVLIMGDSAMGKSELALELISRGHGLVADDAVELYRIGPETLEGRCPPLLRDFLEVRGLGILNIRTIFGETAVRPKKVLKLIIHLMKANDQAMQALDRLNIQSETQDILGVTVRKVVLPVAAGRNLAVLVEAAVRNYILQLRGIDSTREFIDRHTNLLRDQEHAADSD, from the coding sequence ATGCCTAATATCAGTGTGCGCCGCCTGTACCAGGACAATCAGCACAAGCTGAGCCTGAGCTGGGTCGCCAGCCGCGCCGGCTCTGACAACCTGATCTCTAACGAAGAACAGCGGCCAACCCAGGCTCTGGTCGGCCACCTGAACTTTATCCACCCCAACCGGGTGCAAGTGCTGGGTCTGGCCGAGGTGGAGTACCTGAACAAGCTGGAACAAGCAGCAGCCCGCACCGCGCTGGACCAGCTGTTCCACAAGACCATGGCTGTGGTGATTGTCGCCAACGGCCAAGCCGTACCCAAACTGCTGCACGACTACTGCCAGACGCACAATGTGCCACTGATGAGCACGCCGCTGGAAAGCCCTTACCTGATGGACGTGCTGCGCATTTATCTGGCACGCGCGCTGGCGGTATCCACGGTGATGCATGGCGTGTTTCTGGATGTGCTGGAAATCGGCGTGCTGATCATGGGCGACTCGGCCATGGGTAAGAGCGAGCTGGCACTGGAGCTGATCTCGCGCGGCCACGGCCTGGTAGCCGATGATGCGGTAGAGCTTTACCGCATTGGCCCGGAAACGCTGGAAGGCCGCTGCCCACCGCTGCTGCGCGACTTTCTGGAAGTGCGCGGCCTGGGCATCCTGAACATTCGTACCATCTTTGGCGAAACCGCCGTGCGGCCCAAGAAAGTACTCAAGCTGATCATCCACCTGATGAAAGCCAACGACCAGGCCATGCAAGCGCTGGACCGCTTGAACATCCAGTCCGAGACCCAGGACATTCTGGGCGTGACGGTACGCAAGGTTGTGCTGCCCGTCGCAGCCGGCCGTAACCTAGCCGTACTGGTAGAAGCCGCCGTACGCAATTACATTTTGCAGTTGCGCGGCATAGACAGCACGCGCGAGTTCATCGACCGCCATACCAATCTGCTACGGGACCAGGAACATGCAGCTGATTCTGATTAG
- the lptB gene encoding LPS export ABC transporter ATP-binding protein, which yields MSQSRLSIQHLKKTFKKRTVVRDVSMDIASGEVIGLLGPNGAGKTTSFYMVVGLIAAEAGQILLDGETITHLPIHKRARLGLGYLPQEASIFRKMTVEENIQAVLEVAGLSGEALDNELQLLLDDLNIGHLRETNAMALSGGERRRVEIARVLATKPRFILLDEPFAGVDPIAVIDIQKIISFLKERGIGVLITDHNVRETLRICDRAYIISEGRVLASGLPDELVNNEQVRQVYLGEHFHL from the coding sequence ATGAGCCAAAGCCGGCTGAGCATCCAGCACCTGAAAAAAACCTTCAAGAAGCGCACTGTGGTGCGGGATGTCTCGATGGACATCGCCAGCGGTGAAGTCATCGGTTTGCTAGGCCCCAACGGCGCGGGTAAAACCACCAGTTTCTACATGGTGGTAGGCCTGATCGCGGCCGAAGCTGGCCAAATCCTGCTGGACGGTGAAACCATCACGCACTTGCCCATCCATAAACGGGCACGCCTGGGCCTAGGCTACTTGCCGCAAGAGGCCTCTATCTTCCGCAAGATGACGGTAGAAGAGAACATCCAGGCAGTGCTCGAAGTAGCCGGCTTGTCGGGTGAAGCGCTGGATAACGAACTGCAGCTGCTACTGGACGACCTCAACATCGGCCACCTGCGCGAAACCAATGCCATGGCGCTGTCGGGCGGTGAACGCCGCCGCGTGGAAATTGCCCGTGTGCTGGCCACCAAGCCGCGTTTCATCCTGCTGGACGAGCCATTTGCCGGTGTTGACCCCATCGCGGTGATTGATATCCAGAAAATCATTTCTTTCCTGAAAGAGCGCGGCATCGGCGTACTGATTACCGACCACAATGTGCGTGAAACCCTGCGCATCTGCGACCGCGCCTATATTATTTCTGAAGGCCGCGTGCTGGCATCAGGCCTGCCGGACGAACTGGTTAACAACGAACAGGTTCGCCAGGTGTACCTGGGCGAGCATTTCCACCTGTAA
- a CDS encoding DMT family transporter → MTSQHKAYVFGLSAVLAWSTVASAFKLSLAHLSPAQLVLYASVFSLLSLLAILGWQGRLATLPAALRQHWRRSAILGAVNPFAYYLILFQAYDLLPAQEAQAINYTWALTMTLLAVPVLGQKLKLQDSLAALVCYSGVLTIATRGAPLALNFSNLAGVGFALLSTLLWAGYWLFNAKDEREPVMGLTLNFLLSLPLTLLWCAATGELTPVAWQGIAGAAYVGALEMGFTFVLWLSAMKLTSSTARIANLIFLSPILSLMLISTLLGEPILPSTLTGLGLILGGLLLQKLPIPGLRTARA, encoded by the coding sequence TTGACTTCGCAACACAAAGCTTACGTTTTTGGTTTATCCGCCGTACTGGCCTGGTCCACCGTGGCCAGCGCCTTCAAGCTCAGCCTGGCGCACCTCAGCCCGGCGCAGCTGGTGCTGTACGCCAGCGTGTTCTCGCTGCTGTCGCTGCTGGCCATACTGGGCTGGCAGGGCCGGCTAGCCACCCTTCCCGCCGCCCTGCGCCAGCACTGGCGCCGCAGCGCCATACTGGGCGCGGTGAACCCGTTCGCCTACTACCTGATCCTGTTCCAGGCTTACGACCTGCTACCGGCGCAAGAAGCCCAGGCCATCAACTACACCTGGGCGCTGACCATGACCCTGCTGGCCGTACCGGTGCTGGGGCAAAAACTCAAGCTGCAGGACAGCCTGGCAGCATTGGTGTGCTATAGCGGCGTGCTGACCATCGCCACGCGCGGCGCGCCGCTGGCGCTGAATTTCAGCAACCTGGCCGGCGTCGGCTTTGCCTTGCTGTCCACCCTGCTATGGGCGGGCTACTGGCTGTTCAACGCCAAAGACGAGCGCGAGCCGGTAATGGGCCTCACGCTGAACTTCCTGTTATCGCTACCGCTAACCCTGCTATGGTGCGCCGCCACTGGCGAGCTGACCCCGGTAGCGTGGCAAGGCATCGCGGGCGCCGCCTATGTTGGCGCGCTGGAAATGGGCTTTACCTTTGTGCTGTGGCTCTCGGCCATGAAGCTCACCAGCAGTACCGCGCGCATTGCCAACCTGATCTTCCTGTCGCCCATCCTGTCGCTGATGCTGATCAGCACGCTGCTGGGCGAGCCCATCCTGCCCAGCACCCTCACCGGCCTGGGCTTGATTCTGGGCGGGCTGCTACTGCAAAAGCTACCTATCCCTGGCCTGCGCACGGCACGCGCTTGA
- a CDS encoding NAD(P)H-hydrate dehydratase, whose product MITPAHSLLSLQALRQLEQNAEASGLQLMQRAAQAIAQWCQAHIQPAAAILVAAGPGNNGGDAILAACLLKQAGYAVEVLLPEPRVNAAVAAALQRWQTLGGNVRPTLGDTTPAWLLDGLFGVGLSRPLGGAWLHLIRRLNSLPCPKLAIDIPSGLDAWTGQPRGIALRASHTLSLLCPKPGLYTGQGRDYCGHTSIALLDCPPAHYPEASGSIAVPSALALKRRHSSHKGSYGSVSVIGGARGMSGAAILAGRAALALGAGKVFVHTQDALLLDPATPELMLRPWQDGMNVPAANVMLIGPGLGLSDQAHQALDALLLHDNTLVLDADALNLLAADSQLQARLRQRSYPTLLTPHPSEAARLLDCSTEQIQADRIAAAQQLARQFACNVLLKGSGTLLASSGQPYRLLVHGSPALAVAGQGDLLGGAICALLAQGMSLLDAAHLAADLHACAGEQYEAAQGGPIGLSASTTLQLMSHELNQRLKQAGAPAF is encoded by the coding sequence ATGATCACACCAGCACACAGCCTGCTGTCCTTGCAGGCACTACGGCAGCTGGAGCAAAACGCAGAGGCCTCAGGCCTGCAGTTAATGCAACGCGCCGCCCAAGCCATTGCCCAATGGTGCCAGGCGCATATCCAGCCCGCTGCGGCCATTCTGGTGGCGGCAGGCCCCGGCAATAACGGTGGCGACGCCATCCTGGCGGCCTGCTTGCTGAAACAAGCCGGCTACGCAGTAGAAGTCCTGCTACCCGAGCCGCGGGTAAACGCTGCCGTCGCAGCCGCCTTGCAACGCTGGCAAACGTTGGGCGGCAATGTGCGGCCAACCCTGGGCGATACCACACCCGCCTGGCTGCTGGACGGCCTGTTTGGCGTCGGGCTGAGCCGGCCACTCGGCGGCGCGTGGTTGCATCTGATTCGCCGACTAAACAGCCTGCCCTGCCCCAAGCTGGCGATCGACATCCCCAGTGGCCTGGACGCCTGGACAGGCCAGCCTCGTGGCATCGCGCTACGCGCCAGCCATACCCTGAGCCTGCTTTGCCCCAAGCCTGGCCTGTATACCGGCCAAGGGCGCGACTACTGCGGCCACACCAGTATTGCCCTGCTGGATTGCCCGCCTGCCCACTACCCGGAAGCCAGCGGCAGCATTGCCGTGCCCTCGGCGCTAGCGCTAAAGCGCCGCCACAGCAGCCACAAAGGCAGCTACGGCAGCGTCAGTGTGATTGGCGGTGCCCGCGGCATGAGTGGCGCCGCCATTCTGGCTGGCCGTGCTGCTTTGGCCCTGGGGGCAGGCAAAGTATTTGTGCATACGCAAGACGCACTGCTACTGGACCCGGCCACCCCCGAGCTGATGCTGCGCCCCTGGCAAGACGGCATGAATGTGCCTGCGGCCAACGTGATGCTGATCGGCCCCGGCCTGGGGCTAAGCGACCAAGCGCACCAGGCACTGGACGCGCTGCTGCTGCACGACAACACCCTGGTACTGGACGCCGATGCGCTGAACCTGCTGGCTGCCGACAGCCAGCTACAGGCACGCCTGCGCCAGCGCAGCTACCCTACGCTGCTCACGCCGCACCCCAGCGAAGCCGCGCGCCTGCTGGACTGCAGCACCGAGCAGATCCAGGCCGACCGCATCGCCGCCGCCCAGCAGCTTGCGCGGCAGTTTGCCTGCAACGTTCTGCTCAAAGGCAGCGGCACGCTGCTGGCCAGTAGCGGCCAACCTTACCGCCTGCTGGTACACGGCAGCCCGGCACTAGCCGTAGCCGGCCAGGGCGACTTGCTGGGTGGCGCCATTTGCGCCCTGCTGGCACAAGGCATGTCCCTACTTGATGCTGCCCATCTGGCGGCCGACCTGCACGCCTGCGCGGGCGAACAGTACGAAGCCGCGCAAGGTGGCCCCATCGGCCTGAGTGCCAGCACCACCTTGCAACTAATGAGCCACGAACTGAACCAGCGCCTGAAACAGGCAGGAGCCCCCGCATTTTGA
- a CDS encoding NusG domain II-containing protein, whose protein sequence is MHLALFKAGDVLVAAILALSCFGSFYFLWYHSGRASHVLLYQNGQLVQRWPLRLDSRFTLQGPLGPTIVEIRQGRARIAADPSPRQYCVQQGWLSGPGSTALCLPNRTAITLEGDSGHDSLAY, encoded by the coding sequence GTGCATCTGGCCCTGTTCAAGGCAGGTGACGTGCTGGTTGCGGCCATACTGGCCCTAAGCTGCTTCGGCAGCTTTTATTTTCTGTGGTACCACAGCGGCCGCGCCAGCCACGTGCTGCTGTACCAGAATGGCCAGTTGGTACAACGTTGGCCGCTGCGGCTCGATAGCCGGTTTACCTTGCAAGGCCCGCTGGGGCCAACCATTGTCGAAATACGCCAGGGGCGGGCGCGCATCGCTGCCGACCCCAGCCCACGCCAGTATTGCGTACAGCAAGGCTGGCTAAGCGGCCCGGGCAGTACCGCACTCTGCCTGCCCAACCGCACGGCCATTACCCTGGAAGGCGATAGCGGCCATGACTCGCTGGCATACTGA
- the rapZ gene encoding RNase adapter RapZ — protein MQLILISGLSGSGKSVALRVLEDSGYYCVDNLPPTMLADAIALYHEHGHSQIAISVDTRSAPTLAALPNAIKALRALDIDVRLLYLEASTDILVKRFSETRRRHPLSNGHLTVEECIRLEREMLEHVGELGHRIDTSHLSANALRGYVKLLAGADGSRMTVVFESFGFKHGIPLDADFVFDVRCLPNPYYEEALRPLTGRDQAICDFFAGEPEVQAMEDDIRTFLATWLPRFKQDNRSYVTIAIGCTGGQHRSVYLTERLAASFADEQVLIRHRQLGGRSGDH, from the coding sequence ATGCAGCTGATTCTGATTAGTGGCCTATCCGGCTCCGGCAAATCTGTTGCACTGCGCGTACTGGAAGACAGTGGCTACTACTGTGTGGACAACTTGCCGCCCACCATGCTGGCCGACGCCATTGCGCTGTACCACGAACACGGCCACAGCCAGATAGCCATCAGCGTAGACACGCGATCGGCACCAACCCTGGCCGCCCTGCCTAATGCCATCAAGGCGCTGCGGGCACTGGATATCGACGTCCGCCTGCTCTACCTGGAAGCCAGTACCGATATCTTGGTCAAGCGCTTTTCCGAGACACGGCGCCGCCACCCGCTGTCCAATGGCCACCTGACCGTAGAAGAATGCATCCGCCTGGAGCGCGAGATGCTCGAACATGTCGGCGAGCTTGGCCACCGTATCGACACCAGCCACTTGTCAGCCAATGCACTACGGGGCTATGTGAAGCTGCTGGCCGGCGCCGACGGCAGCCGCATGACGGTGGTGTTCGAATCTTTCGGCTTCAAGCACGGCATCCCGCTGGATGCCGACTTCGTGTTCGACGTGCGCTGCCTGCCTAACCCCTACTACGAAGAGGCTCTGCGGCCGCTTACCGGCCGCGACCAAGCCATCTGCGACTTCTTTGCCGGCGAGCCGGAAGTACAAGCCATGGAAGACGATATCCGCACTTTCCTGGCCACCTGGCTGCCACGCTTCAAACAGGACAACCGCAGCTACGTCACTATCGCCATCGGCTGTACCGGTGGCCAGCACCGCTCGGTTTATCTTACCGAACGGCTGGCTGCCAGCTTTGCTGACGAGCAGGTGCTGATCCGTCACCGCCAGCTAGGTGGCCGCAGCGGCGACCACTAG
- a CDS encoding flavin prenyltransferase UbiX, translating to MPSQTITVALTGASGLPYGLRLIECLLAAGVRVWVLYSQAAQVVAQQEMNLTLPSRPAAFQSWLEAQYQPAEGLLRVYGREEWFAPPASGSNPADAMVVCPCSMGTLAAIAAGSSDNLIERAADVSIKEQRKLVLVPREAPLSAIHLENMLKLARLGVCILPPSPGFYTHPQSVQDMVDFVVARIMDQVGVAHTLLPRWGEDRA from the coding sequence ATGCCAAGCCAAACCATTACCGTCGCCCTGACCGGCGCCTCCGGGCTGCCCTATGGCCTGCGCCTGATAGAGTGCCTGCTCGCAGCCGGCGTGCGCGTATGGGTACTGTATTCCCAGGCAGCCCAGGTAGTGGCACAGCAGGAAATGAACCTGACCCTGCCGTCACGCCCGGCCGCCTTTCAGAGTTGGCTGGAAGCACAATACCAGCCAGCCGAAGGCCTGCTGCGCGTCTACGGGCGTGAAGAATGGTTTGCGCCACCCGCATCGGGCTCCAACCCGGCAGATGCCATGGTGGTCTGCCCCTGCTCGATGGGTACGCTGGCTGCCATCGCAGCCGGTAGCAGCGACAACCTGATCGAGCGTGCCGCCGATGTCAGCATCAAGGAACAGCGCAAGCTGGTACTGGTACCGCGCGAGGCGCCACTCTCGGCCATTCATCTGGAAAACATGCTGAAGCTGGCACGGCTGGGCGTGTGCATCCTGCCGCCCAGCCCCGGCTTTTATACCCACCCGCAAAGCGTGCAGGACATGGTGGACTTTGTCGTGGCACGCATCATGGACCAAGTCGGCGTCGCGCATACCCTGCTGCCACGCTGGGGAGAAGACCGCGCATGA
- a CDS encoding Gx transporter family protein: MTRWHTDTALQPSAYDLQLARLAAVGLALSLLEVAIPSPLPGIKPGLANIVTLIALYQLGWRAAVWVSLLRIVAAGLMLGSLFTPGFWLSLAGGASSVLMLGLASHLPARYFSVLSHSMLAGMAHLAGQLLLARLWLIPNDAVWQLLPPLMLSSLLASMATGLLALKLLEQLTPCQAKPLPSP, from the coding sequence ATGACTCGCTGGCATACTGACACCGCGCTACAGCCCAGCGCCTACGACCTGCAGCTGGCCAGGTTGGCCGCAGTCGGCCTGGCTCTGTCGCTACTGGAGGTGGCGATCCCCTCGCCCTTGCCCGGCATCAAACCCGGCCTGGCCAATATCGTTACCCTGATTGCCCTGTACCAGCTAGGCTGGCGTGCCGCCGTATGGGTGAGCCTGCTGCGCATCGTGGCCGCCGGACTGATGCTGGGCAGCCTGTTTACCCCCGGTTTTTGGCTAAGCTTGGCGGGCGGCGCAAGCAGCGTGCTGATGCTGGGACTGGCCAGCCATCTGCCGGCACGCTATTTCAGTGTGCTGAGCCACAGTATGCTGGCCGGCATGGCCCATCTTGCAGGACAATTACTGCTAGCGCGGCTATGGCTCATCCCCAACGATGCGGTCTGGCAGCTGCTACCCCCTTTAATGCTTAGCAGCCTGCTGGCCAGTATGGCCACCGGCTTGCTGGCCCTGAAACTGCTGGAGCAACTCACCCCATGCCAAGCCAAACCATTACCGTCGCCCTGA
- the lptC gene encoding LPS export ABC transporter periplasmic protein LptC — MNRAAKLFPLGLMLALGLLSFWLNVLTQWRSPEQHQLDPSQPEYTIEQLKITRFDEQGVPVQRLNASKMWKLPQTELVYMQQPDLKQFRQGLLDYTLRSDQGRYARSTGLGQFDGHVNVLRQPYGQQAAVHLQTPSLLVNSQSGILSNRAPVTIDDGQSRINAVGFYYNHPAGQLKLLSQVRISYAP, encoded by the coding sequence ATGAACCGTGCCGCCAAACTGTTTCCCCTTGGGCTGATGCTGGCTCTGGGCCTGCTGTCGTTCTGGCTGAATGTGCTCACGCAATGGCGCTCGCCCGAACAACACCAACTCGACCCGTCGCAGCCCGAGTACACCATTGAGCAGCTCAAGATCACCCGCTTTGACGAGCAAGGCGTACCTGTGCAACGCCTGAACGCCAGCAAAATGTGGAAGCTACCGCAAACCGAGCTGGTGTACATGCAGCAACCCGACCTGAAACAGTTCCGCCAGGGGCTACTGGACTACACCCTGCGCTCTGACCAGGGGCGATACGCCCGCAGTACCGGCCTGGGGCAGTTTGATGGCCATGTGAACGTGCTGCGCCAGCCGTACGGCCAACAGGCCGCTGTTCATTTGCAAACGCCGTCACTGCTGGTCAATAGCCAAAGCGGCATTCTCAGCAACCGGGCGCCCGTGACGATCGACGATGGCCAGTCGCGCATCAATGCTGTTGGCTTTTACTACAATCACCCGGCCGGGCAGCTGAAACTGCTATCTCAAGTAAGGATTTCCTATGCGCCATAG
- a CDS encoding RNA polymerase factor sigma-54: protein MKQTLQLKVSQQLTLTPQLQQSIKLLQMSTLDLSSELERYLLENPLLERSDGSDSPPAEGDAPAPQESSNDTAEDRQQDSMELTDWGSGSSGGSRDGDDEFDPILNAPCRPTLREHLTAQMRETQLGQRDSALLALLIDELDDDGYLQTPLEDVAAELPLELDVEAEELETLRKLMMQFEPMGIGSRDLGEFLALQLGNLPPHTPSLPLARLLAGEHLALLGSRDYTRLKKILGVGEAELRAAHSLIATLRPRPTSGFDQGETHYVAPDIHVVRRGGRWVAQLNRGSLPKLQVNQLYANMLQQRDSSHNLSGQLQEARWLVKNIQQRFDTILKVSESIVERQQAFFELGEVAMRPLILRDIADELGLHESTISRVTTQKYLLCSRGLFELKYFFGNALETDSGGECSATAIKALIRQIIDSEDGKKPLSDSAIADKLTAQGIQVARRTVAKYREAMQIPPVSLRKAL, encoded by the coding sequence ATGAAACAAACCCTCCAGCTCAAAGTCAGCCAGCAACTCACCCTGACACCGCAACTGCAGCAGTCCATCAAGCTACTGCAAATGTCCACGCTAGACCTGTCCAGCGAACTGGAGCGCTATCTGCTGGAAAACCCGCTGCTGGAGCGCAGCGACGGTAGCGACAGCCCGCCAGCAGAAGGCGATGCCCCCGCGCCCCAGGAAAGCAGCAACGACACCGCAGAAGATCGCCAACAAGACAGTATGGAGCTCACCGACTGGGGCAGCGGCAGCAGCGGTGGCAGCCGCGATGGGGACGACGAATTCGACCCTATCCTCAACGCCCCATGCCGCCCCACCCTGCGCGAGCACCTCACGGCACAGATGCGCGAAACCCAGCTGGGGCAACGGGATAGCGCGCTGCTGGCATTGCTGATTGACGAGCTGGACGACGACGGCTATCTGCAAACTCCGCTGGAAGACGTTGCCGCTGAACTACCGCTGGAGCTGGATGTCGAAGCAGAAGAACTGGAAACCCTGCGCAAGCTCATGATGCAATTTGAACCCATGGGCATAGGCAGCCGTGACCTGGGGGAATTTCTGGCACTGCAGCTGGGCAACCTGCCACCGCACACGCCGTCACTCCCGCTGGCGCGTCTGCTGGCCGGCGAGCACTTGGCGTTGCTGGGTAGCCGAGACTACACCAGGCTGAAGAAAATCCTGGGCGTGGGCGAGGCCGAATTACGCGCTGCGCATAGTCTTATTGCCACGCTGAGACCACGGCCAACCAGTGGTTTTGACCAGGGCGAGACACATTATGTCGCGCCGGATATCCATGTAGTGCGCCGTGGTGGCCGCTGGGTAGCCCAGCTGAATCGGGGCTCGCTGCCAAAACTTCAAGTAAATCAGCTGTATGCAAACATGCTGCAGCAGCGCGACAGTAGCCATAATCTTTCGGGCCAGTTACAAGAGGCCAGATGGCTGGTAAAAAACATTCAGCAACGGTTTGACACCATCCTGAAAGTGTCGGAATCTATAGTTGAGAGGCAGCAAGCGTTCTTTGAACTCGGTGAAGTGGCCATGCGCCCGTTGATCCTGCGAGACATTGCAGATGAGCTGGGTTTGCATGAATCCACCATTTCCAGGGTAACCACCCAGAAGTATCTGCTGTGCAGCCGCGGGCTGTTCGAGCTGAAATACTTTTTTGGTAATGCACTGGAAACGGATAGTGGCGGCGAATGCTCTGCCACCGCCATCAAGGCGCTGATACGCCAGATTATCGACAGCGAGGACGGCAAGAAACCGCTCTCCGACAGCGCCATCGCCGACAAGCTCACGGCACAAGGTATTCAGGTTGCCAGACGTACGGTTGCCAAGTATCGTGAAGCTATGCAGATTCCGCCAGTTAGCCTTCGCAAGGCCTTATAG
- the lptA gene encoding lipopolysaccharide transport periplasmic protein LptA: MRHSLMLLLALGTVCNPVFAEKADSSKPIEVNADSASLDQKQGINVFEGNVIITQGTLNLRAQKTVATQDASGRQKLLATGSPVYFRQKLDGKNEFVDGNASRVDYDSANNTVILTGKAQVKRGKDIVNGEQISYNTVTEIYQVKGQSASNGSGRVTIILQPQEKP, translated from the coding sequence ATGCGCCATAGCCTGATGCTGTTGCTGGCACTCGGCACCGTATGCAACCCGGTATTTGCCGAAAAAGCCGACAGCAGCAAACCTATCGAAGTCAATGCCGACAGCGCATCACTCGATCAAAAGCAAGGTATCAATGTATTTGAGGGCAATGTCATCATTACCCAGGGTACGCTGAACCTGCGCGCGCAAAAAACCGTCGCCACACAAGATGCCAGTGGCCGCCAGAAACTGCTGGCAACCGGCAGCCCGGTGTACTTCCGCCAGAAACTGGACGGCAAGAACGAATTCGTGGACGGCAACGCCAGCCGCGTGGACTACGACTCGGCCAACAACACCGTCATTCTTACCGGTAAAGCCCAGGTCAAGCGTGGCAAGGATATCGTGAACGGCGAACAGATCAGCTACAACACCGTCACCGAGATCTACCAGGTCAAAGGCCAGAGTGCCAGCAATGGCAGCGGCCGTGTCACCATCATCCTTCAGCCGCAGGAAAAACCATGA
- the hpf gene encoding ribosome hibernation-promoting factor, HPF/YfiA family, whose translation MNLKITGLHLEVTPSIREYIESKLERITRHVDNVIGVSVTLSVDKLVQKAEVNVHLAGKDIHVESEEADMYAAIDTLMDKLDRQVLKFKEKQGEHRVNAQQVDATL comes from the coding sequence ATGAACCTCAAAATTACCGGTCTACACCTCGAAGTTACCCCATCGATTCGTGAGTACATCGAGAGCAAACTCGAACGCATCACCCGCCACGTAGATAATGTCATTGGCGTTAGCGTGACGCTGTCGGTTGATAAACTGGTACAAAAAGCGGAGGTCAATGTTCATCTGGCAGGCAAAGACATTCATGTCGAATCGGAAGAAGCCGATATGTACGCCGCCATCGACACACTGATGGATAAACTGGACCGTCAGGTACTGAAGTTCAAAGAAAAACAAGGCGAGCACCGGGTTAATGCCCAGCAGGTCGATGCCACCTTGTAA
- the kdsC gene encoding 3-deoxy-manno-octulosonate-8-phosphatase KdsC produces MQKMTDLAKRTRLLILDVDGVLTDGRIFITASGEEFKAFNTLDGHGLKMLQATGVQLAIITGRAAPSVAHRVRGLGIDHYYEGVHDKRTAFADLLAKTGIAAEDCAYIGDDVIDLPVMSRVGLAVAVPDAPSFVRQHAHFVTGNRGGRGAVRELCELIMQAQGNFDRVMASYLE; encoded by the coding sequence ATGCAAAAAATGACTGACCTGGCCAAACGCACCCGCCTGCTGATCCTGGACGTAGACGGCGTGCTCACCGACGGCCGCATTTTCATTACTGCCAGTGGCGAAGAATTCAAAGCTTTCAATACGCTGGATGGCCACGGCCTGAAAATGCTGCAAGCCACCGGCGTACAGCTGGCCATCATCACCGGCCGTGCCGCCCCCAGCGTGGCACACCGCGTACGCGGCCTGGGCATAGACCACTACTACGAAGGCGTGCACGACAAACGCACCGCCTTTGCCGACCTGCTGGCCAAAACCGGTATCGCCGCTGAAGACTGCGCCTATATCGGCGACGACGTGATCGACCTGCCGGTAATGAGCCGCGTCGGGTTGGCCGTTGCCGTACCGGATGCGCCCAGTTTTGTCCGCCAGCACGCCCACTTTGTCACAGGCAACCGTGGTGGCCGTGGCGCCGTGCGCGAGCTGTGCGAGCTCATCATGCAAGCCCAGGGCAACTTTGACCGCGTCATGGCCAGCTACCTCGAATGA
- the ptsN gene encoding PTS IIA-like nitrogen regulatory protein PtsN codes for MSLIGKILPQQNVLADVDVSSKKRLFEQVGLMVENSHGIARSDIFDSLFAREKLGSTGLGQGVAIPHGRVKGLKEATGVFIRLASPIPFDSPDGKPVNLLFVLLVPEQATDLHLQVLSELAQLFSSRSLREKMASCDALTLHELLTGNATHA; via the coding sequence ATGAGCTTGATTGGCAAGATTCTTCCGCAGCAGAACGTGCTGGCGGATGTAGATGTATCCAGCAAGAAACGCCTTTTCGAACAGGTAGGCCTGATGGTTGAAAACAGCCATGGCATCGCCCGTAGCGACATCTTCGACAGTCTGTTTGCCCGCGAAAAGCTGGGCTCTACCGGGCTGGGCCAGGGTGTAGCCATCCCGCATGGCCGGGTAAAAGGCCTGAAAGAGGCCACCGGCGTGTTTATACGCCTGGCCAGCCCTATTCCGTTCGACTCGCCAGACGGCAAGCCGGTCAACCTGCTGTTTGTCCTGCTAGTACCCGAGCAGGCTACCGACCTGCACCTGCAGGTGCTGTCCGAGCTGGCGCAGCTGTTTTCCAGCCGTAGCCTGCGCGAAAAAATGGCCAGCTGCGACGCGCTAACCCTGCACGAGTTGCTCACCGGAAACGCCACCCATGCCTAA